A region of the Desulfobacter postgatei 2ac9 genome:
TTTCTACCCGCTTCATCTCCAAAAGCAAGGTCTATACAGAAGAAAATGAGGGGTTCAACAAGGACTACGGCATCAAAATCCGGGGCCTGTCCCAGACTTTTCTGCGCAATTTAAACAATAAGAAGATCAGCTTTTCCTTAGGCGGGGGCTATGAATACCGGGACCAGTATTTAAGGGTGGATCGCGAGCTTGATGATGATGAAAAGGACGATTACCGGATTCGCCATGTCGGCCAGGTTAATACAGGTCTTACCTGGCGCACCACAGATTCTTTTGTCCGCCCCCGCAACGGGTTGTTTGCATCCACAACCTTTGATGTGTTCAAAGGTACTGATTCCAGTATGGATGACTTTTACAGATACGGCCTGGAGCTGCGGTATTATTTTTCGGTCAGCGACGACCTGGTTATCGCCATCAGAGGCCGGTACGGATACATGAATACTTACGGAAGCAATTCTAATATTTCCGACGACCAGCTCTATTTTCTGGGTGGCGCGTCAACCGTGAGAGGGTTTGATGAGAATATGCTGCAGTATGATGAGGACGATAGTTCCGTGGGGGGGCGGTCCATGATGCTCGGTTCTGTGGAAGCCCGATATGATCTGGGTTTAAATTATGAGTTTGCCCTGTTTTTTGACACCGGCGCCTTGACCGAAATCCAGGAACCGGATATTTCGGAATCATTCAGAAGCAGTGTCGGTATTGGTCTGCGCCGTCAGACACCGGTGGGTCCCATAAGTCTTCTGTATGGCTGGAAATTGGATCCCCGGGCTGATGAAAGCAAGGGGTGTTTTTATTTTTCCATGGGCTATACTTTTTAATTCGGTTTTAAAGGATGGGATTGTTCCTAAAGTCAATTTAGGATAGACTCTTTAAACAATTAAATATGCACAAATTTAAGGAATGGTAGATGAAACTTATAGTGGGCTATAAACGTGGCACAAACCAGGCGGAAAATCTTCTTGAACTTGCATTGAAACGGGCTCAACTTTTTAATGCAACAGTATTGATCGTTACCATAATGACCCAGGGTATGGAAAAGGATCAGGATCTGATCAGTGATACGCAAGCCGGGCTGGAAAAGGCCAAAACCCATTTTGACAAGAAAAATATTCCCTGTGAAATTCATTTATTGATTCGCGGCATTGCCCCCGGGGATGATCTGATTAATTTTGCCAAGGAAACCCAGGCAGACGAAATCATTATCGGTGTGAAAAACAGAACCAAGGTGGGAAAACTGCTGCTGGGTTCCACAGCCCAGGCCGTGGTTCTCAATGCCCCCTGCCCGGTGGTTACCATGAAATAGGCCTTCTTTTGAAAAAGGTCAAACGCAGTGCAGGAAAAATCCATAATTTTTGAAAACAGTTCGCCTCTGTGTGTTTCCACTGTGCCGATCAATCCGGTCTCACGCCTGGCGCCAACCCCCAGCGGCTTTTTGCACCTTGGCAATGCCGTAAATTTTTTGGTGACCTGGGCCATTGTCAGAAGCCGTAAAGGGCGCCTTCATCTGCGCATTGATGATATGGACGGTATCCGTTTCAGGCCCGATGTGCTGGAAGACATTTTTACCAGCCTTGATTGGCTGGGGGTGGACTGGGATACAGGACCCGCGGGCCCGGATGATTTTTATAAAAACTTTTCTTTGCAGAAAAAAAAGGAATATTACCGGGGCAGGTTACAGGCGCTTGATAAAATGAGGCTAAAAACCTTTGTGTGCCGATGCAGCCGGGCATCCATCAAAAAAGTATCTCAAAATGGGTTGTATCCGGGCACATGCCGAAATGCCGGTCTTGCATTTGAACCAGGGTCTACTGCTGTCCGGTTAAGGGTAAACAATGATGCCTGCATTCAGGTAAACAATCAGCACATTGATCTGGTCAACACATGTGGTGATTTTGTCCTCTGGCGCAAGGATGATCAACCCAGTTATCATCTGGCAAGCCTTGTGGAAGATGAAGACGGGTGTATTAATTTTATAGTCCGGGGGCGGGACCTGCTTTTTTCCACTGCTGCCCAGATTTATCTTGCCCGGTGTTTTGGTTTCTCTTCATTTCCGGCATGCCGGTTTATTCACCATGGACTTGTTTTGGGGGATAATGGCGAAAAGTTGTCAAAGTCAAGAGGCGCATATGCGCTCAAAGACCTGAGACAGTCCGGGGGCTCTTTTGTCGGCGCCGTAAAAAAAGCGGCTCGGGTTTTAGGGCTTAAACACAATGGTATCCTTACCGCACAGGATCTGAAACAAGCAATTATGATTAATTATAAAGACAAGGAGTTAAAAAGTGACGGATAGCTTTCCCGAAGACAAAACACTTCTGGATAAGATAATATCGGAAATCCGTTTTTTGACCGAGGATCTTCAAAAGGATGTTCTGGCGTGTATTAACAATATCAAGGAATCCAGATCGTATCCCGATCTTCTGGCGTGTATTAACAATATAAAGGAGCCCAGAACATATCCCCGGGTGAATAAATTCATTGAAATGGATGTTCTGATCGGTGATAAAGTTATACAGTCTAATTCCAGGAACATGAGTGCTTCCGGTGTGTTTATTAAATCCAGAATGACTCCTGATATCGGAACATCGGTAAAGATCGTCTTTTCCCTGCCCGGCCAGGCCAAACCTTTTAAGCTTAACGGCACTGTGGCCAGAATAGATTCGGACGGGATCGGGATCTGTTTTTCCGAGATGACACCCTATGTCCGCAATCACCTGGATAATCTGCTCAAAAGGATGTCTATGGGCAGATCTTGACGCTTCGTGGTGAAAAAACAGGCGAATTATTTTTCCGAAACAGGCAAAATGCCCTTTTTAAATCCGCATGAACGGTTCGGGCATTTCAGGATTTTACCGTCCCGTTTTGTCTCTTTTTCCAATAGATAGGGGCTGCCGCACTCCGGGCAGCTTTCATTGACAGGTTTGTCCCAGGTGGCAAATGTACAATCCGGATATTTGGAACACCCGTAGAATATTTTTCCCCGTTTTGAGTGTTTTTCCACAATGGTGCCGTTGCACCCTTTTTCAGGGCAGGGGACGCCTGTATCTTTGCTTGAATTCTCCTGGGCCAGGGATTCCGTGTGTTTGCATTCGGGATATCCTGTACAGGCCACAAACAATCCAAATCGGCCGTCTTTGAGCACCATGGGTTTGCCGCATTCAGGGCAGTCTTTGACCGGTTCGCTGTCCTGGATTTTTTCAACAATTTCAATATTGCCTTTTTCATCCCTTGTGTAATTACTGGTAAAGCTGCACTCGGGATAGCCGGTACAGGCCAGGAAATGGCCGTTTTTGCCGATTTTGATATTAACGGGTTTTCCGCATAAAGGGCATTTGATATCCGTTTCAATGCCTACGCCTTTAACGGAAACCATATTGTCTTTGGCGTTATCCAGGGTGTTTTTAAACTCAGAATAAAAAGTTTTTAACAGATCTACTTCATTGAGTTTCCCCTGTTCCACATCATCAAGATTGGTCTCCATCTGGGCCGTGAATGAGATGTCTAAAAGATTGGGAAAGGCACCGACTAGAAGATCATTGACGATAAAGCCAAGCTCGCTTGGGGTAAAGTACCGGTTGATCAGATCCACATATCCTTTATCCTGGATAACGGCTATGATGGAGGCATAGGTGGACGGCCTGCCGATCCCGTTTTTTTCAAGCTCCTTGACAAGGGATGCTTCAGAAAACCTGGGCGGTGGTTTGGTAAAATGCTGGTCAGGATTGATCTTCCGGGTTATCAGCTGTTCTTTAGGTTCCACCGGCGGCAGGGACTGGATATCTGTTTCACTCTTTTTTTCCTGGGTTTCATATTTCTCCTGGGTTTCATACAATCGCATAAATCCGTCGAACCGGGTTGTAGATCCGGAAACGGAAAACAGGTACTTGGCTGTTGCTTCAATCAGAATGGATTTCTGGTCGATCAGGGCCTGGGCCATCTGGGAGGCCACAAACCGTTTCCATATCAGATCATAGAGTTTGAACTGGTCCGGAGACAGAAAGGATTGCAGTTTTTGCGGGGTGTTGTAAACCGATGTGGGGCGGATGGCTTCGTGGGCATCCTGGGCCTTGTTCTTATTTTTAAAGAATCTGGGTGCATCCAGGGCATACGCATCTCCAAAGGAGTGGCGGATCAGGTCTAAAGCTTCCTGGGCAGCTTCCGGGGCAATACGGGTGGAGTCTGTACGCATGTAAGTAATCAGACCCTCGGGACCACCGCTGCCGATCTCAATGCCTTCATAGAGCTGCTGGGCCACAACCATGGTTTTTTTGGCGGAGAACCGCAGCCGGTTAATGGCATCCTGCTGGAGTTTACTGGTGATAAAAGGCGGTAACGGATTGCGTTTGATGGTTTTGTTTTTGATCTCCAGGACAATGAACCGGGCCTTTTCAAGGTCTGCCACAATGGCATGGGCCTGTTCTCCGTTGGTGACCTTGGCTTTTTTTCCGGATATTTTTATCAACGCCGCATTAAAAACAGGCGGATTTGCCGCCTCAAGATCCGCCGTAATGGTCCAGTACTCCTCGGGCTTAAACGCCCGGATTTCCCGCTCCCTGTCACAGATGATTTTTACGGCCACGGACTGAACCCGGCCGGCACTCAGTCCCCTTTGGACTTTTTGCCACAAAAGCGGTGATATCTGGTAGCCCACAAGCCGGTCCAGCTTTCTTCTGGCCTGCTGGGCGTCATACTTGTCCGCATCCGGTTGCGTTGGATGGGAAAGTGCCTCGGTAATCCCTTTTTTTGTTAATTCATGGATAAGGACCCGGTGAAATTTGCGGTCCTTTTTTTTCAGAATTTCCATGATATGAAAGGCTATGGCTTCCCCTTCACGGTCAGGGTCAGGGGCAAGGAATATTTCATCCGTGTCACCGGCAGTTTTTTTCAGATTGGAGATGATTTTCGATTTGTCTTTTATATTGACATATTGGGCCTTAAAATTGTCGTCTACATCAATCCCCAGATTTTTTACCGGAAGGTCGCGGATGTGGCCGGCACTGGCAGCCACATTATAGTCCTTTCCAATATACTTTTTCAGGGTTTTGATTTTGGTTGGCGATTCGACAATAATAAGCGGCTTTGCCAATTTTATTCCTCCAGGATTGAAAATTTATTGCCAGGATGACGAACAATAAGCCCTGACAATTCCAAGTCAAGCAGAGCTGCAGAAACCTGGGCGCTCGTCAGACCGCTTGATGCGGTGATATGATCAATATGTTCGGGGTAAAGATCGAGGTGTTTATATACCATGGTCTGGATTTTGTCCATGGCTGGTTTGTTTTTTGTGGGTTCACATGAAGACGCTTTATATGCGGCATGGATAAACTGGGACAGTTCATCAATGATATCCATTTCGTTTTCTATGAGATGCGCGCCTTGTTTGATCAGGTGGTGGGTTCCCCGGCTTTTGGAGGATTTGATGCTGCCGGGGACGGCAAATACCTCGCGGTTGTACTCCCCGGCTAATCGAGCCGTAATCAGAGAGCCGCTTTTCTGGGCGGCTTCCACCACAACCGTGCCGCAGGACAAACCTGCAATAATCCTGTTGCGCCGGGGGAAATTGGCCGGCAACGGGGCCGTGTCCGGAAAAAATTCGGAAATCACGGCGCCCTGTTTTCTGATCCGGCTGTACAAGGGCCGGTTGTGTCTGGGGTAGATATGGTCAAGTCCTGATCCAAGAACAGCCAGTGTCTGCCCGGTATCATTTTCAAGTGTACCTTTGTGGGCAGCGGTATCAATTCCCAATGCCATGCCGGATACAATGGTAAACCCAAAAGCCGCAAGGCGTCCTGCAAGGTAATGGGCCGTATCTATGCCGTATCGGGTCGCATTTCGTGATCCCACAATGGAGATACAGGGCGCATTGGGATCAAATGTACCGTCATAAAATAAGAGGGCAGGGGGATCGGGAATTTCCTTGAGCAGGGCAGGGTATTCAGGTTCGGTTAACACCACAACCCCGTATCCGGCATCCTGGGCCTGGACAAGGCGTTTTTGCGCCTCCGGTTCACATTCTTTGTGTCCGAGAAGGGTTTTTATGGCCCTGGAAGATATATCCGGCACAGACACAAGTTGTGTTTTAGATGCCGTTAAAATGGCTTCGGGTGTTTTAAAATGTTGAATCAGGTGCTTGATTGAACGGGGGCTTAGACCTGGCAGTTCCGTTAAAAGAAACCAGGGTAGATATGTGTCCGGACAGGGCATCATTTAAATAACTATTGGGTTTGGGATAGTTTCTGCTCGGCCTTGTCTGCTGCCGGTGAAAAGGGGTAGCGGGTGATGACTTGCTTGAAGTAGTGATCGGCCTGGCTTGCGTCGTCGATGGCCATATATGCATATCCGGTTTTAAGCAGGGCATCCGGGACTTTCTGACCCTTGGGATAGGTCTGGACAAGCCGTTTAAAAATGTTTGCAGCCGTTTCATAATCGCCTGTGGTGTAGATGCACTCCCCAAGCCAGTACAGGGCGTTGTCCGCCAGCTCATGGTCGGGAAAATTTTTCATAAAATCTGAAAACAGTGTCTGGGCCATAGGAATATCATGTTCAATGAACAGTGCACGAGCTTTTTTATAAAGCGTTACAGGGTCTAAATCCCCGGTTTGTGCAGGGGATGCTGGCTGGCTTGGCTTAGCCGGGGTCCCGGGGTAGGGCTGCGTTGGCGGCGGCGATGGTTGGGGGTGTGAACAGGATTTTTTTTCAAGTAGTGAAACCCGATTTTCAAGCCGGTTGACTTTTTCTTCCAGATACCTGGTACGGATATCCCGGTCAAGCGATGTATCTATTGGAACGGATGTCGCCTCAGGCACAGTCTCATTGGTGCCCTGTGCCTGACCGGCAGTCCGTTCATCTGTTTTCAGCAACCCGCAGGAAGCTGTCAAAAAAAGGATAAGAAAAGGCAGCGCAATCCTTAAAACATTTTGTTTGGATGCGGCGGGCATAGACGGTATCCTTACTTTTTTCTATGGGCCATAAACACAATGGGGGAGGCAATGAAAATGGATGAATAGGTGCCCACCACAATGCCGATGATCATGGCAAAGGCAAAGTTGTGAATGATTTCGCCGCCAAGCAGGAAAAGTGCCACCAGGACAATCAATGTGGTGCCCGATGTCAATATGGTCCGTGACAGGGTTTCATTGATACTCCGGTTAAACAGGTCCGGTACCAGGGAATGGTCTGAATTTCCCTTGATATTTTCCCGGATTCGGTCAAACACGATAATGGTGTCGTTCAGTGAATACCCGATGATGGTTAAAAGGGCTGCAATGATCTGCAGGGAGAAATCAAGGTTGAGCAGGGAGAATACGCCCACGGTGATTGTAACATCGTGGATCAGGGCCACAATGGCACCAATGGCGTACTGAAGCTGAAGATACCAGAACAGCACCAGCGAGACAATCAGGGCTGCTGCAATCAAAAAAGGCATGGGCAGGTTGAAGACGGATAAAAAGTAAACTGCAGCCATCAATGCTCCTGCCGTGATTCCGGCGATGGTCCATTTTTGTTCAAACCGGCCGGATATGTAAATGGTGATAAGCAGCAGGGAATAGAAAACCGCCAGAAGCGCTTTTTCCTTTAAGTCATTTCCCACCTGGGGGCCGACTATCTCCACACGCCGGATATCAGGTTCAAGGGAGGTTGCACCCTTCAATCCTTTTGACACGGTGTCAGACAACTGATTGCCCAGGGCGTCGGCATCACTGGAGGTGCGGATCAGGTATTCATGTTCCTCCTGTTCGCCAAATCCCTGGACAGATACATCTTTAAGGCCAATTCCGCCCAATCCTTTGCGGATGTCGGAAACATCAACTTTCTGGGGAAATTTTACCTGTACC
Encoded here:
- a CDS encoding universal stress protein → MKLIVGYKRGTNQAENLLELALKRAQLFNATVLIVTIMTQGMEKDQDLISDTQAGLEKAKTHFDKKNIPCEIHLLIRGIAPGDDLINFAKETQADEIIIGVKNRTKVGKLLLGSTAQAVVLNAPCPVVTMK
- a CDS encoding tRNA glutamyl-Q synthetase, encoding MQEKSIIFENSSPLCVSTVPINPVSRLAPTPSGFLHLGNAVNFLVTWAIVRSRKGRLHLRIDDMDGIRFRPDVLEDIFTSLDWLGVDWDTGPAGPDDFYKNFSLQKKKEYYRGRLQALDKMRLKTFVCRCSRASIKKVSQNGLYPGTCRNAGLAFEPGSTAVRLRVNNDACIQVNNQHIDLVNTCGDFVLWRKDDQPSYHLASLVEDEDGCINFIVRGRDLLFSTAAQIYLARCFGFSSFPACRFIHHGLVLGDNGEKLSKSRGAYALKDLRQSGGSFVGAVKKAARVLGLKHNGILTAQDLKQAIMINYKDKELKSDG
- a CDS encoding PilZ domain-containing protein, which codes for MTDSFPEDKTLLDKIISEIRFLTEDLQKDVLACINNIKESRSYPDLLACINNIKEPRTYPRVNKFIEMDVLIGDKVIQSNSRNMSASGVFIKSRMTPDIGTSVKIVFSLPGQAKPFKLNGTVARIDSDGIGICFSEMTPYVRNHLDNLLKRMSMGRS
- the topA gene encoding type I DNA topoisomerase, whose amino-acid sequence is MAKPLIIVESPTKIKTLKKYIGKDYNVAASAGHIRDLPVKNLGIDVDDNFKAQYVNIKDKSKIISNLKKTAGDTDEIFLAPDPDREGEAIAFHIMEILKKKDRKFHRVLIHELTKKGITEALSHPTQPDADKYDAQQARRKLDRLVGYQISPLLWQKVQRGLSAGRVQSVAVKIICDREREIRAFKPEEYWTITADLEAANPPVFNAALIKISGKKAKVTNGEQAHAIVADLEKARFIVLEIKNKTIKRNPLPPFITSKLQQDAINRLRFSAKKTMVVAQQLYEGIEIGSGGPEGLITYMRTDSTRIAPEAAQEALDLIRHSFGDAYALDAPRFFKNKNKAQDAHEAIRPTSVYNTPQKLQSFLSPDQFKLYDLIWKRFVASQMAQALIDQKSILIEATAKYLFSVSGSTTRFDGFMRLYETQEKYETQEKKSETDIQSLPPVEPKEQLITRKINPDQHFTKPPPRFSEASLVKELEKNGIGRPSTYASIIAVIQDKGYVDLINRYFTPSELGFIVNDLLVGAFPNLLDISFTAQMETNLDDVEQGKLNEVDLLKTFYSEFKNTLDNAKDNMVSVKGVGIETDIKCPLCGKPVNIKIGKNGHFLACTGYPECSFTSNYTRDEKGNIEIVEKIQDSEPVKDCPECGKPMVLKDGRFGLFVACTGYPECKHTESLAQENSSKDTGVPCPEKGCNGTIVEKHSKRGKIFYGCSKYPDCTFATWDKPVNESCPECGSPYLLEKETKRDGKILKCPNRSCGFKKGILPVSEK
- the dprA gene encoding DNA-processing protein DprA, with the protein product MMPCPDTYLPWFLLTELPGLSPRSIKHLIQHFKTPEAILTASKTQLVSVPDISSRAIKTLLGHKECEPEAQKRLVQAQDAGYGVVVLTEPEYPALLKEIPDPPALLFYDGTFDPNAPCISIVGSRNATRYGIDTAHYLAGRLAAFGFTIVSGMALGIDTAAHKGTLENDTGQTLAVLGSGLDHIYPRHNRPLYSRIRKQGAVISEFFPDTAPLPANFPRRNRIIAGLSCGTVVVEAAQKSGSLITARLAGEYNREVFAVPGSIKSSKSRGTHHLIKQGAHLIENEMDIIDELSQFIHAAYKASSCEPTKNKPAMDKIQTMVYKHLDLYPEHIDHITASSGLTSAQVSAALLDLELSGLIVRHPGNKFSILEE
- the ybgF gene encoding tol-pal system protein YbgF, producing the protein MPAASKQNVLRIALPFLILFLTASCGLLKTDERTAGQAQGTNETVPEATSVPIDTSLDRDIRTRYLEEKVNRLENRVSLLEKKSCSHPQPSPPPTQPYPGTPAKPSQPASPAQTGDLDPVTLYKKARALFIEHDIPMAQTLFSDFMKNFPDHELADNALYWLGECIYTTGDYETAANIFKRLVQTYPKGQKVPDALLKTGYAYMAIDDASQADHYFKQVITRYPFSPAADKAEQKLSQTQ
- the secF gene encoding protein translocase subunit SecF; the protein is MQFIKPGTHIDFMGMRKIVFIFSLILILASIVSLIIHNGLNYGIDFAGGTLVQVKFPQKVDVSDIRKGLGGIGLKDVSVQGFGEQEEHEYLIRTSSDADALGNQLSDTVSKGLKGATSLEPDIRRVEIVGPQVGNDLKEKALLAVFYSLLLITIYISGRFEQKWTIAGITAGALMAAVYFLSVFNLPMPFLIAAALIVSLVLFWYLQLQYAIGAIVALIHDVTITVGVFSLLNLDFSLQIIAALLTIIGYSLNDTIIVFDRIRENIKGNSDHSLVPDLFNRSINETLSRTILTSGTTLIVLVALFLLGGEIIHNFAFAMIIGIVVGTYSSIFIASPIVFMAHRKK